agatgaaaaggactttgaaaagagagtcaaagagtgcttgaaattgtCGGGAGGGAAGCGGATGGGGGCCGGCGATGCGCCCCGGTCGGATGTGGAACGGCGAGAGCCGGTCCGCCGATCGCTCGGGCGTGGACCGACGCGGGTCGTGGCGGCGGCCCAAGCCCGGGCCTTTGATACGCCCGTGGAGACGTCGTCGCCTCGATCGTGGGATTCAGCACGCGCCGCCTCGGCGTGCTTCGGCACCGGCGTGCTCCGGGCGTCGGCCTGCGGGCTCCCCATTCGGCCCGTCTTGAAACACGGACCAAGGAGTCTGACATGTGTGCGAGTCAACGGCTAGAAAACCCGTAAGGCgcaaggaagctgattggcggGATCCCTCGCGGGTACCGCCGACCGACCTTGATCTTCTGAGAAGGGTTCGAGTGAGAGCATGCTGTCGGGACCCGAAAGATGGTGAACTATGCCTGAGCGGGCGAAGCCAGAGGAAACTCTGGTGGAGGCCCGCAGCGATACTGACGTGCAAATCGTTCGTCTGACTTGGGTATAGGGGCGAAAGACTAATCGAACCGTCTAGTAGCTGGTTCCCTCCGAAGTTTCCCTCAGGATAGCTGGAGCCCTTAGCGAGTTCTATCGGGTAAAGCCAATGATTAGAGGCATCGGGGGCGCAACGCCCTCGACCTATTCTCAACTTTAAATAGGTAGGATGGCGCGGCTGCTTCGTTGAGCGCGCCACGGAATCGAGAGCTCCAAGTGGGCCATTTTTGGTAAGCAGAACTGGCGATGCGGGATGAACCGGAAACCGGGTTACGGTGCCCAACTGCGCGCTAACCTAGAACCCACAAAGGGTGTTGGTCGATTAAGACAGCAGGACGGTGGTCATGGAAGTCGAAATCCGCTGAGTGTGTAACAACTCACCTGCCGAATCAACTAGCCCCGAAAATGGATGGCGCTTAAGCGCGCGACCTATACCCGCCGTCGGGGCAAGGGCCAGGCCCCGATGAGTAGGAGGGCGCGGCGGTCGCCGCGAAACCCGGGGCGCAAGCCCGGGCGGAGCGGCCGTCGGTGCAGATCTTGGTGgtagtagcaaatattcaaatgagaactttgaaggccGAAGAGGGGAAAGGTTCCATGTGAACGGCACTTGCACATGGGTTAGTCGATCCTAAGAGACGGGGGAAGCCCGTCCGACAGCGCGTCCAACGCGAGCTTCGAAAGGGAATCGGGTTAAAATTCCTGAACCGGGACGCGGCGGCTGACGGCAACGTTAGGGAGTCCGGAGACGTCGGCAGGGGCCTCGGGAAGAGTTATCTTTTCTGCTTAACGGCCTGCCCACCCTGGAAACAGCTCAGCCGGAGGTAGGGTCCAGCGGCCGGAAGAGCACCGCACGTCGCGTGGTGTCCGGTGCGCCCCCGGCGGCCCTTGAAAATCTGAAGGACCGAGTGCCGTCCGTGCCCGGTCGTACTCATAACGCATCAGGTCTCCAAGGTGAACAGCCTCTGTAATTTTTTGATATGAATCCATATGTTGGTCATCAAAATCCATTAAAAGAAGGTCAAGAGCTATTCAGGAAAGGACTTTTGAGTGAAGCAGTGCTTGCCCTAGAGGCTGAAGTTATGAAAAATCCTGAGAATGCTGAAGGTTGGAGATTGCTAGGAATAACCCATGCTGAAAATGATGATGACCAGCAGGTAATCCACTTTGCTCTCGTTTGTCAGAGTTGGATAGTTCATGTGTATTCTTACACCAAAAGACATTGTTTTTGTGTTCTTGTATAATAAGAACATTTATACAAATTACAATGTTTTTAGCTGGTTTAATACCAAACAGAGATATACAATTACAAGAATCAACAGTGACAGTTTATCTTCTAACTTATTATAATCAATAAGCTCTCACTGCTCAATTTAGTAGCAAACTCCATGACCCATTGGTTTGGCCCATAGAAATACTAAGAACCACAAAAACGGTGAGTAgcatattttataaataacaaatatagATAATCTCATATAAGATTTACAGGTTTAGTTGATTTAAAAGTTCAACTGAAGATGTAATAATACAGAATCATTAGTCATTCACACTTTATTTGTTAAATCAGCTGAAGATGTAATAATACAGAATACTCAGGAATGTGTCATAGCTAAGAATCAATCATAATAGTAGGATGAAAACTAAGTCTTTGAATTGATTGCAAGGTTATACTTTTTTCAAGGAACACTTCCTTTCGAATGTCAAATATCCAGTATGCCCTCGAGTTTCAGCAGATGGCCAAGCCATGATTGTCGGAGAACTTGCATTGTCCCCCACACTTGCTTTACTTGAAGGCGGCCTCCTCTTGCGTGGAGAGCATGAACTGGAATTCCCATCATTGACCTTCGAGTGATCCATTTTCCATTCACAGATTTCATACATGCGGAGCAGTATTTCAAAGGTCCATATATCTCTGCATATTACAAGCAAGGCTCATGatgctttaaaagaaaaactgctTGAACAAGATAGGATAACTTGTTTCTAATATGTTACCTATAAAGTCAGATCTCAGAGTTTCACATGAACGTTGCACTTGTTCCATGCACAGTGAGAAGGAACACAGAGTTCCATCTTGTTTCAACATGTTTCAACCTGAAGGAATGGCTAGCCAAGGTTGCGGTAGGTCCAGAAATACGTAGTCAGCCAACCCAGAAAACTGATCGGGAAATCCCTCACCCTGAATATCTCGGACTCCCATAGTGACTAAAGTGCTTATTCCAATCCTCTCGAAGTCCTCTCTGTTGAAGGAgtgaaaaatcataaaacattcCTTCTTTCCCGAACCAACACAgaagaatcaaagaaaaataaacaaccATCCTTGGATCTATGAAGACATCAACTCAAGATAACCCAGTATTCAAGTTTAACCTACGCAATTACTATATCATATTTCATCACAATGCACTTTTGCAAACAATAAACATTTAGGCTTACCTAGCTGAGGCAGGCCTCTGTTCATGGAAATCAAAGGTATACACATATTTCATACCAATCCTTGaaaccaaaatttcataacaCTAATGAAACTAATAAAGATCTGTAAACCGAGACAATTAGAGACAATGAAGTATCACGGCAACAAAATGTAGATCTATGAAGACATCAACTCAAGATAACCCAGTATTCAAGTTTAACCTACGCAATTACTATATCATATTTCATCACAATGCACTTTTGCAAACAATAAACATTTAGGCTTACCTAGCTGAGGCAGGCCTCTGTTCATGGAAATCAAAGGTATACACATATTTCATAACAATCCTTGaaaccaaaatttcataacaCTAATGAAACTAATAAAGATCTGTAAACCGAGACAATTAGAGACAATGAAGTATCACGGCAACAAAATGTAGATCTATGAAGACATCAACTCAAGATAACCCAGTATTCAAGTTTAACCTACGCAATTACTATATCATATTTCATCACAATGCACTTTTGCAAACAATAAACATTTAGGCTTACCTAGCTGAGGCAGGCCTCTGTTCATGGAAATCAAAGGTATACACATATTTCATACCAATCCTTGaaaccaaaatttcataacaCTAATGAAACTAATAAAGATCTGTAAACCGAGACAATTAGAGACAATGAAGTATCACGGCAACAAAATGTAGATCTATGAAGACATCAACTCAAGATAACCCAGTATTCAAGTTTAACCTACGCAATTACTATATCATATTTCATCACAATGCACTTTTGCAAACAATAAACATTTAGGCTTACCTAGCTGAGGCAGGCCTCTGTTCATGGAAATCAAAGGTATACACATATTTCATACCAATCCTTGaaaccaaaatttcataacaCTAATGAAACTAATAAAGATCTGTAAACCGAGACAATTAGAGACAATGAAGTATCACGGCAACAAAATGTAGATCTATGAAGACATCAACTCAAGATAACCCAGTATTCAAGTTTAACCTACGCAATTACTATATCATATTTCATCACAATGCACTTTTGCAAACAATAAACATTTAGGCTTACCTAGCTGAGGCAGGCCTCTGTTCATGGAAATCAAAGGTATACACATATTTCATAACAATCCTTGaaaccaaaatttcataacaCTAATGAAACTAATAAAGATCTGTAAACCGAGACAATTAGAGACAATGAAGTATCACGGCAACAAAATGTAGATCTATGAAGACATCAACTCAAGATAACCCAGTATTCAAGTTTAACCTACGCAATTACTATATCATATTTCATCACAATGCACTTTTGCAAACAATAAACATTTAGGCTTACCTAGCTGAGGCAGGCCTCTGTTCATGGAAATCAAAGGTATACACATATCCCGTAGGCACCACAGCGCTTGCAAACAATGTTGTTAATGAGCCACTACCGGTCCCGAATTCAAGAACTAAACAACCCGGAACTACTTCCAAGTACATAATCAAAAAGCTAATATCCGCAATATAAAGAATCTGAGTCCTATGACTTAGAACCAAAGTCCATAACTCCGGTGTCGAAGCCAATAGGTAAAGGAATCCACCTCTGTTGCTGAAAATTATGGAACCAAATGGCTTCCCGATCCAATCTGAATTTTTAAATACACCGAAACGATTTTGAAGAACCGAATTCTCACACTCTTTAACAGCTTTCATAGTATCATGACTCTCATATACAATAATCAAATTCCATCTCTAATGCAGAGATTGAAAGATATCTTCATCGAGGAATCAATAAGCAATATCCTTAAAATACGGAAAACACATCCAATTGAATACACCGATGATGTTGGACTAATATGCAATTTCTGTACCAAAATTTACTCCCCAAAACGAAAATATTTACCACATATCCAAAGTTCCATTAAGAATAAACTAT
This window of the Gossypium hirsutum isolate 1008001.06 chromosome A09, Gossypium_hirsutum_v2.1, whole genome shotgun sequence genome carries:
- the LOC107888451 gene encoding tRNA (adenine(58)-N(1))-methyltransferase catalytic subunit TRMT61A-like translates to MKAVKECENSVLQNRFGVFKNSDWIGKPFGSIIFSNRGGFLYLLASTPELWTLVLSHRTQILYIADISFLIMYLEVVPGCLVLEFGTGSGSLTTLFASAVVPTGYVYTFDFHEQRPASAREDFERIGISTLVTMGVRDIQGEGFPDQFSGLADYVFLDLPQPWLAIPSG